AGGTGTTGACCGACGATTCCGTAGCGTTGATGGACGATTTCTTGATTAGACGGTTAAATCGGTGATtgagaatcaaatcggaaaaagttGCATAGAATTTCGTATTTGATTGACGATTAAGCGCTTGATTTGGCAATcagagctttatgaaacccgctgtgaaTGTTTCAGACACAGAAATACAAGCTTCTCCTTCAGAAAGAAGAGACAGTTCAGAAGGAACCACATTACCAGATGATCATGTTACTATTGTTACTGATCAGAACTATGAAGTATCGAGAAAAGAGGATGCTGATGAGCAAAAGATTTCAGCAAATACTGGTAAGatacaaatatattttcatagtGGAATTTTGAATAAGGCTTACATTGCTCTGAATTCTTACTCTACTTCTATCTTTTTCTAGAAATATCTGGTTCAGATGAGAATAGGAATGGTCAAGTAGCCGAATCTTCAGATGATTCATTTGACAATTCATCATTCACTGGTATGATATTATTTATTGTTCTTATCGTAAATCTTTGAATAAGGAATACTTAGCCGAGTTTCTAATTAGTGGAGCAAACTTTATGTTTCAGAAACAGAAGTGTATGGAAAAAAGTCCTGAAATTACTGGTTTTTCAGACGATTCAGTCGAAGATCCAAACTTTGAATTCGCCAATTTCTGGTAAGATATGATTATATCTTTGAGCAATGGTGTTATTGAATAAGTGCGAGAGTTTTTAGAGGGCCATTCCTTGGCTGAAATTTAAGGGAGTCCTTCATGTAAATTTAAGCTCTTAGACCCAGTCTTAAGTAGTTACATGCTGTCAAAAATggataaaatattcatatgaAGCCTTTTTTAGGAGAACATGCCTTAAAATGCCATTCCTTCAACTGCCcagcactttcaataaaaacATATACTTTTCCGAAGCCCCAGCAAACGGGATACACTAGTTCAACACAAGAAGTAGAGAAATCCCAAGCATTACCTGGTAAAATACGGTTTGATGTTATAatgtccattcaagaatgattgacatcccagtaaaccagcttaatatctggtcacaagatataataatttctgtagtttcaattacaacagaaatacataaatataacctaaaaaagtatttaaaaaaaagaaatatctcAATTCAGAGCTTATTATTCAACATTtgaaattgatacaattatatattttcagttagttcaatcaaattaagaaaatgaaaagcagtacaaaattcaaattatcttgggtcagtgcatagattcacatacaATCCGTCTATGGATCACTGCTGATTGTCAAAAACCATTTTGAATTCCGCAACAAAAAATCCTTagttatgggctattaccaacttgaattagatttttcatagcaacccgagatgtcaatcatccTTGAATGGATTATACTAAGACTTAAATTATCCATATACTGAATTTCGACTCTTACTGTTGCGTATgggagagcgcccaccaaagtagcgtaacaCTGATATGGCACATACCTGACAAAAGTGATGCATAATAATAACTGACATTCCACTCAGATCTGCGATATCTAAAAATTATGAATCATCTGTATGTACCATGTCAGTGCTATGCTACTTTGTTGGGCGCTCCCACTAAGACACAAAACTTCAGTTCACATAAAAGACAACATGAAATCACTTTCTCAATCTTTTGCACGTATTTGgcaacaccctgtacattgctCTTTTCTGAATTCGTAaataattaacaaaaatttatgTTTTAGAGACTGAAATGCTGTTTTCACCTTCAACAATTACAGAAGATAATCCAAAGTCCCAGCAAACTGGATGTACTGATGATTCAATGATCAGCATGAATACTGGTCCAACAAAAGTGATAGAAGATGCCCAAACATTACCtggtaaaatgaatttcatattaAGGCTTATAAAATTTTAGCTCTTTTTGTTGTGTGAAGCCCACTCctaacagccgaaaattctctcCAGAATTTTCAGTTGTAATTTAACTAGTGGAATGAAAATTATCGATTCATTTTCATTGCAAGAGTTAAAtttaataagaaaattttgtgaatccaTCAAATCGTACTGTGACGCTGTCAGTTGGTGTCACATTGCCGTCACCAGTGGCGACGATAATTGTATAATTTATACTCATTGCAGGCACGTAGGAGCTATTGGAAAAAATCGTTGCTACggacaatgaaaaattttttagtgaACGACGCATTATAAAAAACCCATTGTCAAATTTAATTTTCTAAGTGCAATGTCGCGATTTGGAAACGCTTCtgctgtagatattgataagaaTATAGACAATCTTACTACAACGAATACAAAAAAGTCAAAAACGTCAGTATGGAGACAATTTCAAGAGTTTTgtgccgaaagaaattacttatAAGAACAAGGAACTCCGGTGGAAAAAATTGCCTTCATTTTAAAGGAGTGGGCAAGCAACATGCGCAAGAGGGATGGATCCTTTTATAAAGAAAGTGTGGTGAAAACAATGTGGAACGTGACAGCAAAACTTGTTCGGGAAAAATATTGTGAAGATTTCGGCATTGCGATGGATCCATTTAATGATGTAAGATTTAAATCGGCTAGGGGTGCACGAGATGCTGTGCGCAAAATATTACAAATGAACccggaaaagagaaaagaaagctCATCGGCTTTTACTTACAAAGAATTGCTGCAAATTTTGAAGCTTTACGATGAAAACAAGCCGGAGAGTCtgcagaaaaattttttcatctcatATCTTATGAGCTAGCATTTCGAGGAGGTGAGGCAGCCACAGTTTGACGGATTTCTTTCAAGAAGATAAGTTTAATGATGCacaaatagaatagaatataatcCAGTGTTTTCAAAAACCTGCCAAGGAGGAGGCCGCAGATTAACAGACAGTAAATGGTTAATCAGAAACACTACTGATGAAGACATCTGCCCCgttaggtaggtcaaattaacagtttcttatttaatttttcttatcAAAGCTTTTTTTCTAAGATTATACAAAAAACTTTTGTCAAAACGAGGATCTAACGTGGAGACGAACCGTCTGTTTCTTACACCGAATCGAGAATggcaaaataataatatatggtTCAAGAATATCCCAGTTGGCAAAAACGAGATCGCAAAATGAACAAAGCTGTCTGTCCAAAAAGCAGGTCCCGATAGCGAAAAGTTCAAATTCACAAACCATTCTCACCGAGCAACTGCCGTAAGCCATCTAGCCAAGGTTGGGGTAAACGAAAACCAGCTAACGAAAATAACGGGACTTGGAAATGTCAGTTCAATAAAACCTTATTTACAACTCGATAAAGAGTTTCTCGAGGAAATAATAAGGAAAATGAGAAACAGTGAAAACAACGAGTTTAGTGTTTCTTCAGTTTCAACGTCTGCCTCAAGTAACGTTGTTTCTGACCAACAACAAGCTTCGACTGGttcaatcataaatttcaataattgctttttaattgtaaaaatttcaataactaGGTTCTACAGTTTTCATGTTACTTTAATAAGTAATGAACGTTTATAATTACGTTTGCCTTATTTTAAAGGACCTGATAATTTTGTAAAAGGACCTGATTGTTGCAAATTATCGATGATTTGCACTAATGCAAAATTATCGCCTAATTGTATGCTCATTGGCTAAAACAACAATCAAAAATAAGTCGGAACATCGTtgtctgtcaaatttgacagatgaatgaaattttctacagaatttaggcaagaaaacggcagaaatCATTTTCTATGCAACTTAACCCTTTCAGTCCTAGTGTTATCACTATGAAACCACCTCTTATAATATATATTCCATGCGGTTACATCTCAAAACAGCTGCAACAGTGGTAAGTCAAAGGCTTCCTCTCGGATTGGGTTGCAATAGTTCTGCAAAATGGCGCTCTACAGCGTGTAAATTTGGTCTTTGCTTAGGTgacaaaaaaaactgttttcttgccttccacaagaaataataatattacttGTATTATTAGTTGAGTCCTGGTCGTTACATGTAGAAAccactatttgaaaaaattgcaaatagatattcaatgaagtatattgaatttcatgtattCTGGACCTCAAAATAtgagtttattttgaatgaaattttttaatttgggcCTGAAAAGGGTTAACAGTGAATTGTATGTACTGAAAGTACAtatgtaactgcagagaattcaTGGTGTATGAGAACATTTCGGCTGTTGCGAACGGGCTTAAGATTCTGATTCATaaaaattgtgaataaaaagtataaAAGTGACATGAGACAGAGGGTAGAGACCTTTCTATTATCCCTTATCAACTCTAACTTTGCTAGTAAGtatcttgaataaaaaataatcatgCAGGAAAATTTGGTTGCatattatatcattttttctaaGAAACTGATTTGTAAAAACTTGTTATCATGTAATATCTAACTATATAGAGTGTGTTACTAAAAATTTTTCTCTTATAGTATTAACACTTCCACAAGACATTCAACTGAAACTTGGTATAAATATTATAACTGATAGTTCACACCGAGTGACACgccaatttcgatagcaaatctacagggtgatattttttctggaacactgtccCCTGTTTTCTGTTTTCCTCCAGCATGTTAATCCATTGATTTCACGAATGAATACATTCAAGTATTCCATTTTCTGTACCTTCATTTCTTGTACGGATTCTTCCGCTTGTTCTCTGTCACAAATATCTGGTTTGTCTGAATCATCTTGCTTTCCACTCTTTTTAAGATATGTTCAAATTATGTGATTCCTTTAATAACAAATTTGTATTACCCATAAGAACTTGAATTTGATCTTCTAAATAATGCTCATGAAAGAATTATCTTCTTGGAATGGGAGGTAGTTCATATAATTCTATCCAATTTCACAAGCcaatctccttgttgaggctcCAGAAATTTGCAAATTAACGAATTCTGCCTGTAACTCGGATTTAATAAATTACGACGTTCAGTATTCCTTGTCTCTTTCTAGCTTAAATTCTCTTACGAAGAATTCAGCTCTTTTTGCTCAATGTCCAGCTTGTATATAGATGCATTTCATCATTCATTAAAGAGGTCATCTAATCCAAtacttcgatttatgccccaccctgattttttttatagatagaattttttatGCGGATTCGAATGGTAGTACTCTCAATagctatgattttttgaaatg
This genomic stretch from Coccinella septempunctata chromosome 7, icCocSept1.1, whole genome shotgun sequence harbors:
- the LOC123316538 gene encoding uncharacterized protein LOC123316538, which gives rise to MIHLTIHHSLTIQSKIQTLNSPISGEHALKCHSFNCPALSIKTYTFPKPQQTGYTSSTQEVEKSQALPETEMLFSPSTITEDNPKSQQTGCTDDSMISMNTGPTKVIEDAQTLPDKNALLEKIQSYRTPANSSSLKMKEITTANSRSKKYFCIYCKKMFSKLVVHLERKHGEEPEVQKFLCYLKVARKGEK